DNA from Marinagarivorans cellulosilyticus:
CCGTTTGGTGGGTGTTTTTGGTATTAAGGGGTGGCTTAAGGTCAAATCTAATACCGAGCCTACTGAAAACATTATCAGCTATAAGCCTTGGTTTTTAAAAACCGCACATGGCTTAAAAGAAATAGAGGTTGATGATTACGCGTTTCGCCCCCAAGGTTTGATTGTTCATATTAAGGGGTGCGATGATCGCGACAAGGCAGAAGCCTATGGCAAGGCCAGTATTGAGGTTGATATTGATCAGTTGCCGAATTTAGATGGCGGCGATTATTACTGGCATCAGCTTATAGGCTTAAAGGTTTTTACTGAATTCGGCGGAAATAAAGTTTTGCTGGGGGAAGTTAAAGATTTGATGGAAACTGGTGCGAATGATGTTTTGATTGTGGCTGCTTGTGAGGGCTCAATTGATGATCGAGAACGCTTAGTGCCCTATCTGCCTGGTGAGTTTGTTGGTGTTATTGATTTGGCTGTTGGTGAGATGTTGGTCGATTGGGATCCCGAATTTTAGTGGGTGCTTCAGGGGACGTCTCGGCTGTAAGTGATACGGCAATGCATGTTGGCGTTGTTACGTTGTTTCCTGAGATGTTTCGGGCCATTACTGATAGTGGCGTTACTCGCAGGGCAACCGGTAGCGGGATTGTGAAGCTTAAGTTTTTCAATCCGCGAGACTTTACAACCGATAAGCATCGTACAGTTGATGATAGGCCATATGGTGGCGGCCCAGGCATGGTAATGCGTGTGGAGCCTCTTCTGGCGGCGGTCAATGCTGCAAAAGATTGGCAGTTTAGTAGCGCCGGTGCTGTTGGCAAGGTTGTTTATTTGTCGCCACAAGGGCAGCAGTTAACGCAAGTTGGCGTTAAATCGTTAGCGAGCTTTTCAAACCTTATCTTGGTTGCAGGCCGTTACGAGGGTGTTGACGAGCGATTTATAGAAGCTTGTGTCGATCAAGAGTGGTCGATTGGTGATTACGTCGTAAGTGGTGGTGAGCTGCCTGCGATGGTGCTGCTTGATGCAGTAATGAGAACACTTCCGGGGGTGCTGGGTGATGCAGCTTCGGCAAGTCAGGATTCATTTGAGTATGGTCTTTTAGACTGCCCTCATTACACTCGTCCGGAAGTACATGACGGCCGGGGTGTTCCAAGGGAGTTGTTGTCTGGAGATCATCAGCGTATAGCTAGCTGGAGGCTTAAACAGTCTTTGAGGCGAACGCAAGCGCGCAGGCCTGACCTGTTGCGTGATATGGAATTGGATGAGGCACAAGAAGCGCTGCTCGACGAGTACCGCAAGGGCCTTAAAATAGATTAGATAAATGATTTTACTAGCTGAGAAGCTACATATATAAGCGGGAGCATGCCATGAGTTCTAAGAACAAAATTATCC
Protein-coding regions in this window:
- the rimM gene encoding ribosome maturation factor RimM (Essential for efficient processing of 16S rRNA), producing the protein MSNRIGVGRLVGVFGIKGWLKVKSNTEPTENIISYKPWFLKTAHGLKEIEVDDYAFRPQGLIVHIKGCDDRDKAEAYGKASIEVDIDQLPNLDGGDYYWHQLIGLKVFTEFGGNKVLLGEVKDLMETGANDVLIVAACEGSIDDRERLVPYLPGEFVGVIDLAVGEMLVDWDPEF
- the trmD gene encoding tRNA (guanosine(37)-N1)-methyltransferase TrmD gives rise to the protein MHVGVVTLFPEMFRAITDSGVTRRATGSGIVKLKFFNPRDFTTDKHRTVDDRPYGGGPGMVMRVEPLLAAVNAAKDWQFSSAGAVGKVVYLSPQGQQLTQVGVKSLASFSNLILVAGRYEGVDERFIEACVDQEWSIGDYVVSGGELPAMVLLDAVMRTLPGVLGDAASASQDSFEYGLLDCPHYTRPEVHDGRGVPRELLSGDHQRIASWRLKQSLRRTQARRPDLLRDMELDEAQEALLDEYRKGLKID